Proteins encoded by one window of Elephas maximus indicus isolate mEleMax1 chromosome 5, mEleMax1 primary haplotype, whole genome shotgun sequence:
- the PRDM8 gene encoding PR domain zinc finger protein 8, with translation MEESGIQRGIWDGDAKAVQQCLTDIFTSVYTTCDIPENAIFGPCVLSHTSLYDSIAFIALKSTDKRTVPYIFRVDTSAANGSSEGLMWLRLVQSARDKEEQNLEAYIKNGQLFYRSLRRIAKDEELLVWYGKELTELLLLCPSRSHNKMNGSSPYTCLECSQRFQFEFPYVAHLRFRCPKRLHSADLSPQDEQGGGVGTKDHGGGGGGGKDHQQQQQEATLGPGPKFCKAGPIHHYPAPSPESSNQSAAGGGGGTAKPSTDFHNLARELENSRGGSSCSPARSLSSGGSSGGHQEAELSPDGNATGGGKGKRKFPEEAAEGGGVGLAGGRGRFAERPPPASKEDLVCTPQQYRASGSYFGLEENGRLFAPPSPETGEAKRSAFVEVKKAARAPGLQEEAAPDGGGAATEDQDAGGGGSSTPAAASPAGAEKLLAPRPGGPLPSRLESGSPARGSAFTSVPQLGGAGGNGAGGGAGGGAAGGGQGAASDERKSAFSQPARSFSQLSPLVLGQKLGALEPCHPGEGVGPTRLYPAAADPLAVKLPGAADLNGGCGALQSGGAGLPKQSPFLYATAFWPKSSAATAGPLQLQLPSALTLLPPSFTSLCLPAQNWCAKCNASFRMTSDLVYHMRSHHKKEYAMEPLVKRRREEKLKCPICNESFRERHHLSRHMTSHN, from the exons ATGGAGGAATCAGGCATCCAGCGAGGCATCTGGGATGGAGATGCCAAGGCTGTCCAACAATGTctgacagatatttttacaaGCGTTTACACCACCTGTGACATCCCAGAGAATGCTATATTTGGCCCCTGTGTCCTGAGCCACACTTCCCTCTATGACAGCATAGCTTTCATAGCTCTGAAGTCTACCGACAAGAGAACAGTTCCTTATATCTTCCGG GTGGACACATCAGCAGCAAATGGTTCCTCAGAAGGTCTCATGTGGCTGCGTCTGGTCCAATCAGCCAGAGATAAAGAAGAACAGAACCTTGAAGCCTATATAAAAAATGGACAGCTATTTTACCGCTCCCTCCGCAGAATTGCCAAAGACGAAGAGTTACTTGTTTGGTACGGGAAAGAACTGACTGAGTTACTCTTGCTCTGCCCCTCTAGATCCCACAACAAAATGAATG GGTCGTCCCCTTACACATGCCTGGAATGCAGCCAGCGTTTCCAGTTTGAGTTCCCCTATGTGGCGCATCTGCGCTTCCGCTGCCCCAAGAGACTGCATAGCGCTGATCTGAGCCCTCAGGACGAACAAGGCGGCGGCGTGGGCACCAAGGACcacgggggcggcggcggcggcggcaaaGACCACCAGCAGCAGCAACAGGAGGCAACTTTGGGCCCGGGCCCCAAGTTCTGCAAAGCCGGCCCCATCCACCACTACCCGGCACCCTCCCCCGAGAGCAGTAACCAGTCGGcagccggcggcggcggcggcacggCGAAGCCCTCCACAGACTTCCACAACCTGGCTCGGGAGCTGGAAAACTCCCGAGGAGGCAGCAGCTGCTCCCCAGCCCGGAGCCTCAGCAGCGGCGGCAGCAGCGGCGGCCACCAGGAGGCGGAGCTGAGTCCCGACGGCAACGCCACCGGCGGCGGCAAAGGGAAAAGGAAGTTCCCCGAGGAGGCAGCGGAGGGCGGCGGCGTGGGGCTGGCGGGGGGCCGGGGCCGCTTTGCCGAGCGGCCCCCGCCGGcctccaaggaggacctggtgtgCACGCCGCAGCAGTACCGCGCCTCGGGCAGCTACTTCGGTCTGGAAGAGAACGGCCGCCTCTTCGCGCCGCCCAGCCCCGAGACGGGCGAGGCCAAGCGCAGCGCCTTCGTGGAGGTGAAGAAGGCGGCCCGCGCGCCCGGCCTGCAGGAGGAGGCGGCCCCCGACGGTGGGGGTGCAGCCACCGAAGACCAGGACGCGGGCGGCGGCGGCTCCTCCACGCCGGCGGCCGCGTCGCCAGCGGGCGCCGAGAAGCTGCTGGCCCCGCGGCCCGGGGGCCCGCTGCCTAGCCGGCTGGAGAGCGGCAGCCCGGCGCGGGGCAGCGCCTTCACCTCGGTGCCGCAGCTGGGCGGCGCGGGCGGCAACGGCGCGGGCGGCGGCGCTGGCGGCGGGGCCGCGGGCGGCGGGCAGGGCGCCGCGTCGGACGAGCGCAAGAGCGCCTTTTCGCAGCCGGCGCGCTCCTTCTCGCAGCTGTCCCCGCTGGTGCTGGGCCAGAAGCTAGGCGCGCTCGAGCCGTGCCACCCCGGCGAAGGCGTGGGTCCCACCCGACTCTACCCCGCCGCCGCCGACCCTCTGGCCGTGAAGCTGCCGGGGGCCGCGGACCTGAACGGGGGCTGCGGGGCCCTGCAGAGCGGCGGCGCAGGCTTGCCCAAGCAGAGCCCCTTCCTCTACGCCACCGCCTTCTGGCCCAAGAGCTCCGCGGCGACCGCGGGGCCCCTGCAGCTGCAGCTGCCCTCGGCGCTGACGCTGCTGCCACCGTCCTTCACCTCCCTATGTCTGCCAGCGCAGAACTGGTGCGCCAAGTGCAACGCCTCTTTCCGCATGACCTCCGACCTGGTGTACCACATGAGGTCGCACCACAAAAAAGAGTACGCCATGGAGCCCTTGGTGAAACGGCGGCGGGAGGAGAAACTCAAGTGTCCCATTTGCAACGAGTCCTTCAGGGAGCGCCACCACCTCTCTAGGCACATGACCTCGCATAACTGA